A stretch of the Lolium perenne isolate Kyuss_39 chromosome 3, Kyuss_2.0, whole genome shotgun sequence genome encodes the following:
- the LOC127341669 gene encoding GDSL esterase/lipase EXL3 yields MDVMRGTRRMQSIFPILLVSVLLLVAATSVHGRESAAGAGASASSGGSTKKKSVGKKTGKKTVTALVVFGDSIVDPGNNNAISTIIKANFPPYGHDFGQDHRPTGRFCNGRIPTDFIASKLGLKELLPAYLSPNLTKHDLLTGVSFASGGTGYDPLTAQLASVISMTDQLRMFDEYKQKVRSAGGEAALTAILTKGVFAVCAGSDDVANTYFTMRARSDYSHASYADLMVSHASTFLDGLLAAGAHRVAIISMPPIGCVPSQRTLSGGLSRGCSEGHNEIATMVNAGMTRSVAELGTKYREAKLVLMDIYGFLLDMMVRPAGYGFTESTLGCCGTGMMEVSVLCNGVTSAVCGDVKDYLFWDSYHPTEKAYKILVDYVYDNYLQQLIA; encoded by the exons ATGGACGTGATGCGAGGAACGCGAAGGATGCAGAGCATCTTTCCAATCTTGCTGGTGTCGGTGTTGCTGCTTGTGGCGGCGACTAGTGTTCATGGTCGAGAGTCTGCTGCTGGTGCAGGTGCAAGTGCTAGTTCTGGTGggtcgacgaagaagaagagcgtGGGGAAGAAGACCGGGAAGAAGACGGTGACGGCGCTGGTGGTGTTCGGTGACTCGATCGTGGACCCGGGAAACAACAAcgccatcagcaccatcatcaagGCAAACTTCCCTCCCTACGGCCATGACTTTGGCCAAGACCACCGCCCCACCGGACGTTTCTGCAACGGCAGGATACCCACCGACTTCATTG CCTCCAAGCTGGGGCTGAAAGAGCTGCTGCCTGCGTACCTTTCCCCGAACCTCACCAAGCACGACCTCCTCACGGGCGTCAGCTTCGCCTCCGGCGGCACGGGCTACGACCCGCTCACGGCCCAGCTCGCCTCCGTCATCTCCATGACCGACCAGCTCCGCATGTTCGACGAGTACAAGCAGAAGGTGCGCTCCGCCGGCGGCGAGGCCGCCCTCACCGCGATCCTGACCAAGGGCGTCTTCGCGGTGTGCGCGGGGAGCGACGACGTGGCCAACACCTACTTCACCATGCGGGCGCGAAGCGACTACTCGCACGCCTCCTACGCCGACCTCATGGTCTCCCACGCCTCCACCTTCCTCGACGGCCTCCTCGCCGCCGGCGCCCACCGCGTCGCCATCATCTCGATGCCGCCCATCGGCTGCGTCCCGTCCCAGCGCACGCTCTCCGGCGGCCTCTCCCGAGGCTGCTCCGAGGGCCACAACGAGATCGCCACCATGGTCAACGCCGGCATGACCCGGAGCGTCGCCGAGCTCGGAACCAAGTATCGGGAGGCCAAGCTGGTGCTCATGGACATCTACGGCTTCTTGCTCGACATGATGGTGCGGCCGGCGGGGTACGGGTTCACCGAGTCCACGCTCGGCTGCTGCGGCACCGGCATGATGGAGGTCTCAGTGCTCTGCAACGGCGTCACCTCTGCGGTCTGTGGCGACGTTAAGGACTATCTCTTCTGGGACAGCTACCACCCCACCGAGAAGGCATACAAGATACTCGTCGactacgtctacgacaactacctCCAGCAACTCATTGCCTAA